One Bacteroidota bacterium DNA segment encodes these proteins:
- a CDS encoding carboxypeptidase regulatory-like domain-containing protein, translating to MSTRPIIGALGALMLLVLAGTPAFAQGVTTAGLSGFVLDQTGEPLPGANVIAVHVPSGTTYGAATRTGGSYIIPNMRVGGPYTITASYIGYQQQVEENISLSLGQTLRLDFALVPDDVALGDVEVTAMADDVLNGDRTGAATFIDPQAVTQLPTVSRSTRDLTRVDPRSDGNFSFGGRNWLYNNVTLDGSYFNNPFGLDDPAPGGQAGAEPVPYDAIEQVQVSIAPFDVREGGFTGASINQVTKSGTNRLQGSAYTFYRDENLIGNTVSGNEVLANPDLGFNQYGISLGGPLIRDKLFFFVNGELSRRDDPGTNFLADTDGSVGFGESRATAADLNAISTRLLDAYGYDAGAFDNYLLATDNDKLIVKLDWNINSSNNASFRWNYLDSYRDLPVNPAAISFANAGRGPNQTSLPFQNSGYRINNELNSFAFELNSRAETFSNRFFASYNRFRDFREPLSTPFPTIEIIEDGITYTTAGHEPFSIHNILDQDVVQVTNNFSVFAGRHVLTFGGNFEYFSFFNSFNLFRHGLFQLPYFLDFEGDQIPNGSTFFSVD from the coding sequence ATGTCTACCCGACCTATCATCGGCGCGCTTGGCGCGTTGATGCTCCTCGTGCTGGCTGGCACGCCTGCGTTTGCGCAGGGCGTCACCACGGCCGGCCTCTCCGGCTTCGTCCTCGATCAGACCGGCGAGCCCCTTCCTGGCGCCAACGTCATCGCTGTACACGTCCCGAGCGGCACTACCTACGGCGCGGCCACCCGCACCGGCGGCTCCTACATCATCCCCAACATGCGTGTCGGGGGGCCGTACACCATCACGGCCTCCTACATCGGCTACCAGCAGCAGGTCGAGGAGAACATCTCGCTGAGCCTCGGCCAGACGCTCCGCCTCGACTTCGCGCTCGTCCCGGACGACGTGGCCCTCGGCGACGTGGAGGTCACGGCGATGGCCGACGACGTACTCAACGGCGACCGCACCGGCGCGGCCACGTTCATCGACCCGCAGGCCGTGACGCAGCTCCCGACCGTGAGCCGCTCCACGCGCGACCTCACCCGCGTCGACCCGCGCTCCGACGGCAACTTCTCCTTCGGCGGACGCAACTGGCTCTACAACAACGTCACCCTCGACGGTTCCTACTTCAACAACCCGTTCGGCCTCGATGACCCCGCCCCGGGCGGCCAGGCAGGCGCGGAGCCCGTCCCCTACGACGCCATCGAACAGGTCCAGGTCTCCATCGCGCCCTTCGACGTGCGCGAAGGCGGCTTCACCGGCGCGAGCATCAACCAGGTCACGAAGTCGGGCACCAACCGCCTCCAGGGCTCGGCCTACACGTTCTACCGCGACGAGAACCTGATCGGCAACACCGTCAGCGGCAACGAGGTCCTCGCCAACCCCGACCTCGGCTTCAACCAGTACGGCATCAGCCTCGGCGGCCCGCTCATCCGGGACAAGCTGTTCTTCTTTGTCAACGGCGAGCTCTCGCGCCGCGACGACCCCGGCACCAACTTCCTCGCCGACACCGACGGCTCCGTCGGCTTCGGGGAGAGCCGGGCGACCGCCGCCGACCTCAACGCCATCAGCACACGCCTCCTGGATGCCTATGGCTACGACGCCGGCGCGTTCGACAACTACCTCCTCGCGACCGACAACGACAAGCTCATCGTCAAGCTCGACTGGAACATCAACAGCAGCAACAACGCGAGCTTCCGCTGGAACTACCTCGACTCGTACCGCGACCTCCCCGTCAACCCGGCGGCGATCTCCTTCGCCAACGCCGGACGCGGGCCGAACCAGACGAGCCTGCCGTTCCAGAACTCAGGCTACCGCATCAACAACGAGCTGAACTCGTTCGCCTTCGAGCTCAACAGCCGCGCGGAAACCTTCTCGAACCGGTTCTTTGCGAGCTACAACCGCTTCCGCGACTTCCGCGAGCCGCTCTCGACGCCGTTCCCCACCATCGAGATCATCGAGGACGGGATCACCTACACCACGGCGGGCCACGAGCCGTTCTCGATCCACAACATCCTCGACCAGGACGTGGTGCAGGTGACCAACAACTTCTCGGTCTTCGCCGGGCGGCACGTCCTCACCTTTGGCGGCAACTTCGAGTACTTCTCGTTCTTCAACTCGTTCAACCTGTTCCGCCACGGCCTCTTCCAACTGCCGTACTTCCTCGACTTCGAGGGCGACCAGATCCCGAACGGCTCGACCTTCTTCTCCGTCGACTAG
- the porQ gene encoding type IX secretion system protein PorQ, with protein MRLLFAALALLLTAAPSFAQTPDRYAQFKVLGLAPSARATALQGSVGAVYGDDPVAYFYNPALLNPQMDRQVAVSYLNHLADISAGSALYVRDVDRLQGTLAASIRYLSYGEFERADENGVRDGSTFGAGDVALSVSYARALTADERLRGGATVHALFATLDDAGASALAFDAGVAYTIPEQRLTVSAAVVNAGAVFSSFGEEDDTLPFDVRLAVAKRLANVPLQLTVTGYDLADLSEGTGNAANRVLNHLTVGGELYFGSAFMLRAGYNDRLRDELNPQGRFDIAGVGLGFGLKIRRVGFDYGYSGWSEVGGLHQFSLRTRL; from the coding sequence ATGCGGCTCCTATTCGCGGCCCTCGCGCTTCTTCTGACAGCGGCTCCGTCCTTCGCGCAGACGCCCGACCGCTACGCGCAGTTCAAGGTGCTCGGGCTCGCCCCATCGGCGCGCGCGACCGCACTGCAAGGCTCCGTCGGCGCGGTCTATGGCGACGACCCGGTGGCGTACTTCTACAACCCGGCGCTGCTCAACCCGCAGATGGACCGCCAGGTAGCCGTGAGCTACCTCAACCACCTGGCTGACATCTCGGCAGGCTCGGCGCTCTATGTCCGGGATGTGGACCGCCTCCAGGGCACACTCGCCGCGAGCATCCGCTACCTGTCGTACGGCGAGTTCGAGCGGGCCGACGAGAACGGCGTCCGCGACGGCTCGACGTTCGGCGCGGGCGACGTCGCCCTCTCGGTCAGCTACGCCCGCGCCCTCACCGCTGACGAGCGCCTGCGCGGCGGCGCGACCGTCCATGCCCTTTTCGCCACGCTCGACGATGCTGGGGCCTCGGCGCTGGCTTTTGATGCAGGTGTGGCCTACACGATCCCGGAGCAGCGGCTCACCGTCAGCGCTGCCGTCGTCAACGCAGGGGCCGTCTTCTCATCGTTCGGCGAGGAAGACGACACGCTACCGTTCGACGTACGCCTCGCTGTCGCCAAGCGGCTCGCGAACGTCCCGCTCCAACTCACCGTCACCGGCTACGATCTCGCTGACCTCTCGGAGGGCACGGGCAACGCGGCCAACCGCGTGCTCAACCACCTGACGGTCGGCGGCGAGTTGTATTTCGGCTCGGCCTTCATGCTGCGCGCGGGCTACAACGACCGCCTCCGCGACGAACTCAACCCGCAGGGCCGCTTTGACATTGCGGGCGTGGGACTCGGCTTCGGTCTCAAAATCCGACGCGTGGGCTTCGACTACGGCTATTCGGGCTGGTCCGAAGTCGGCGGGCTGCATCAATTTTCGCTGCGCACCCGCCTCTAG
- a CDS encoding YceH family protein → METPADANALTPADLRVAGALIEKSLATPDYYPMSTNALMAACNQKTGRDPVMDLSERDVRQALDRLMRFRMAGTSDGGRVTKYRHAFGQRFGLDEPGLATVAVLILRGPQTTGEIRSRVGRMYDFASTDAVQEVLDRMSDRPEPLATLLPRQAGQSADRWAHLLAGEPDLSAYETPDGAVVSGEEAMLDAETRASLTERVDTLEAEVAELRTSLEALREALGG, encoded by the coding sequence ATGGAAACGCCTGCTGACGCCAACGCCCTCACGCCCGCCGACCTGCGCGTGGCGGGGGCCCTCATCGAGAAGAGCCTCGCCACGCCGGACTACTACCCGATGTCCACGAACGCCCTGATGGCGGCGTGCAACCAGAAGACGGGCCGCGACCCGGTGATGGACCTCTCCGAGCGCGATGTACGGCAGGCACTCGACCGGCTGATGCGCTTTCGCATGGCTGGAACGAGCGACGGCGGGCGCGTGACGAAATACCGCCATGCCTTCGGTCAGCGGTTCGGCCTCGACGAGCCAGGGCTGGCGACGGTTGCCGTGCTCATCCTCCGTGGCCCGCAGACGACCGGCGAGATCCGCAGCCGCGTGGGCCGCATGTACGACTTCGCCTCGACGGACGCGGTGCAGGAAGTGCTCGACCGCATGAGCGACCGGCCTGAGCCGCTGGCGACGCTGCTGCCGCGTCAGGCGGGGCAGTCCGCCGACCGCTGGGCGCACCTGCTCGCGGGCGAGCCCGACCTGAGTGCCTACGAGACGCCGGACGGAGCCGTGGTGTCGGGCGAGGAAGCCATGCTCGATGCGGAGACACGCGCGTCGCTCACCGAGCGCGTAGACACGCTGGAAGCCGAGGTGGCCGAACTGCGCACTTCGCTGGAGGCGCTGCGCGAGGCGCTGGGCGGGTAG
- a CDS encoding helix-hairpin-helix domain-containing protein, whose product MPAPLGPSNDELAAVLGAMAELLVRVEEPNPYRVRAYLNAAESLRAEDEPVVARYVEGGAKALEALAGVGLNLAAHLADYIETGRIRLYDRLMEVADPEALFRSVPGVGPDLARRLVADLGLASLAALERALLDGRVEALDGIGPRTVEGLRLQLNTILHRAQRLRARRVRRQMLAQRVMRWRAAQRGPVPSDPTPVDPTPTPTAQTEGDGHTLRIIERPALRRVA is encoded by the coding sequence GTGCCCGCTCCGCTCGGGCCGTCCAACGACGAACTGGCCGCCGTGCTCGGCGCGATGGCCGAACTCCTCGTGCGTGTAGAGGAGCCCAACCCCTACCGCGTGCGCGCCTACCTGAACGCCGCCGAGTCGCTGCGTGCTGAGGACGAGCCCGTCGTCGCGCGCTACGTCGAGGGCGGCGCGAAAGCGCTCGAAGCGCTCGCCGGTGTGGGGCTCAACCTCGCCGCGCACCTCGCCGACTACATCGAGACAGGCCGCATCCGGCTCTACGACCGCCTCATGGAAGTTGCCGACCCGGAGGCCCTCTTCCGCAGCGTGCCGGGCGTCGGGCCCGACCTGGCGCGGCGGCTCGTCGCCGACCTCGGCCTCGCATCGCTCGCCGCGCTCGAACGCGCCCTGCTCGATGGCCGCGTGGAGGCGCTCGACGGCATCGGTCCGCGGACGGTGGAAGGACTCCGGCTCCAACTGAACACGATCCTGCACCGAGCGCAGCGGCTCCGGGCCCGGCGCGTCCGGCGACAGATGCTCGCCCAGCGCGTCATGCGGTGGCGGGCCGCCCAGCGTGGCCCCGTGCCCAGCGATCCCACGCCAGTCGATCCAACTCCGACTCCCACAGCCCAGACCGAGGGGGACGGGCACACGCTGCGCATCATCGAGCGCCCTGCGCTGCGCCGCGTCGCGTGA
- a CDS encoding cupin domain-containing protein: MQTSAQTWIDTLGLFPHPEGGFFRETYRAGHAVTGEHGQPRAASTAIYFLLRAGDVSHLHRITADEGWHLYAGGPLTIHTLTEDGAYEALHLGLYLDARQRPQHVVPGGVWFGATVAESADYALVGCTVAPGFDFADFELAERDAMLEAFPQHHALIERLT, translated from the coding sequence ATGCAGACCTCCGCTCAGACCTGGATCGACACCCTTGGCCTCTTTCCACACCCGGAAGGGGGCTTCTTTCGTGAGACCTACCGCGCCGGGCACGCCGTCACGGGCGAGCACGGCCAGCCGCGCGCTGCGTCGACCGCGATCTACTTCCTGCTCCGCGCCGGTGACGTATCGCACCTCCACCGCATCACCGCGGACGAGGGCTGGCACCTCTATGCGGGCGGGCCGCTCACCATACACACGCTGACCGAGGACGGAGCCTACGAAGCGTTGCACCTGGGTCTATATCTGGACGCAAGGCAGCGTCCGCAGCACGTGGTCCCCGGCGGCGTCTGGTTCGGCGCGACCGTCGCTGAGAGTGCAGACTATGCCCTCGTCGGATGCACCGTCGCGCCTGGCTTCGACTTCGCCGACTTCGAACTGGCCGAACGCGATGCGATGCTGGAGGCTTTTCCCCAGCACCACGCGCTCATCGAGCGGTTGACGTAA
- a CDS encoding TonB-dependent receptor, with translation MTDPNLPLCGSDDGMGGVFQLADAGTTCRVDLNGMVTPESQVFKGERINVGQAAFYVQDEFLVSPRLNLTFGLRVDMPFYNNDLTANPFSTGLTALDENDQDEVVDQASLPGTKVLFSPRFGFNWSETEDRSVQVRGGTGIFTGRVPFVWVGNVISNPGANPNLPSEGEFTVPEAEDEGLDILNDDSTPTQSFDLNAMDEDFTFPQVWTTNLALDVDLGAGFLGTLEAIYSKDINGVFLRNADLRKPLRNLRSVGGRPYFGAQEGGAELNPDGGAGIYVIDNTDEGYSFSFTTQLRKSFGDNVNTSIAYAYTEAENIFNTTEIASVLFSSNPVQGDPNQPGLSFSQAGQPHRFVGTATVRLPWSDLFTTQLGVFATVAKGNQYLYAGGNRYSFVYSGDVNGDGFAGNDLLYVPRGANDIKFSDTDAAGNFFASEADQWNRFNAFIEQDDYLSTQRGQITERNGAINPWYMNVDLRILQDIGVMVAGVPNRIQLSFDLLNVANFLNSDWGVRKIANPAATAPLTLVGFEGGEPEFNFTGPDETFIDDPSEFSRWRAQFGVRYIFN, from the coding sequence GTGACCGATCCGAACCTACCGCTCTGCGGTAGCGACGACGGCATGGGCGGCGTCTTCCAACTCGCCGACGCTGGCACGACCTGCCGCGTGGACCTCAACGGCATGGTGACGCCGGAGTCGCAGGTGTTCAAGGGCGAGCGCATCAACGTCGGCCAGGCGGCCTTCTACGTGCAGGACGAGTTCCTCGTCTCGCCGCGCCTCAACCTCACGTTCGGCCTCCGCGTGGACATGCCGTTCTACAACAACGACCTCACGGCCAACCCCTTCTCGACGGGCCTCACCGCCCTTGACGAGAACGACCAGGATGAAGTCGTTGACCAGGCGAGCCTGCCCGGCACGAAGGTGCTCTTCTCGCCGCGCTTCGGCTTCAACTGGTCGGAGACCGAGGACCGCTCCGTGCAGGTGCGCGGCGGCACCGGCATCTTCACAGGCCGCGTGCCCTTCGTGTGGGTCGGCAACGTGATCTCGAACCCGGGCGCCAACCCCAACCTGCCCTCCGAGGGCGAGTTCACGGTGCCTGAGGCCGAAGACGAGGGCCTCGACATCCTGAACGACGACTCGACGCCGACGCAGTCGTTCGACCTCAACGCGATGGACGAGGACTTCACCTTCCCGCAGGTGTGGACCACCAACCTCGCCCTCGATGTCGATCTCGGCGCCGGTTTCCTCGGCACGCTCGAAGCGATCTACTCGAAAGACATCAACGGCGTCTTCCTCCGCAACGCGGACCTGCGCAAGCCGTTGCGCAACCTGCGGTCGGTCGGCGGTCGTCCGTACTTCGGCGCGCAGGAGGGTGGCGCCGAACTGAACCCCGACGGCGGTGCTGGCATCTACGTGATCGACAACACCGACGAAGGCTACAGCTTCTCGTTCACCACGCAGCTGCGGAAGTCCTTCGGCGACAACGTCAACACGTCGATCGCCTACGCCTACACCGAGGCGGAGAACATCTTCAACACCACGGAGATCGCGAGCGTGCTCTTTTCGAGCAACCCGGTCCAGGGTGACCCAAACCAGCCAGGCCTCAGCTTCTCGCAGGCCGGCCAGCCGCATCGCTTTGTCGGCACGGCCACCGTCCGACTCCCGTGGAGCGACCTGTTTACGACGCAACTCGGCGTGTTCGCCACCGTGGCGAAGGGCAACCAGTACCTATACGCGGGCGGCAACCGCTACTCGTTCGTCTACTCAGGCGACGTCAACGGTGACGGCTTCGCGGGCAATGACCTCCTCTATGTCCCGCGCGGCGCCAACGACATCAAGTTCTCTGACACCGACGCGGCGGGTAACTTCTTCGCATCGGAAGCCGACCAGTGGAATCGGTTCAACGCCTTCATCGAGCAGGACGACTACCTGAGTACCCAGCGCGGGCAGATCACCGAGCGCAACGGCGCCATCAACCCGTGGTACATGAACGTCGACCTGCGCATCTTGCAGGACATCGGCGTGATGGTGGCGGGTGTCCCGAACCGCATCCAGCTCAGCTTCGACCTGTTGAACGTGGCCAACTTCCTCAACTCCGACTGGGGCGTGCGCAAGATCGCCAACCCGGCGGCCACCGCGCCGCTCACGCTCGTCGGCTTCGAGGGCGGCGAGCCGGAGTTCAACTTCACCGGCCCCGACGAGACGTTCATCGACGATCCGAGTGAGTTCTCTCGCTGGCGTGCCCAGTTCGGCGTGCGCTACATCTTCAACTGA